The genomic DNA CCTGAatttttgcaattttattttggTATCTATTATGGATGGCTATCTAGTAATATGAATGACTCTTCTATATATGGTTTACAGTCAGGGTGACAGATACCCCTCCCCTCAAGTGTGTCATTTGACAAGAAGGTAGGCAGTCACTGCAGGCCCACTCATTTGCAAAATAAGTGCTTTACATTGCCAGCCAAGAGCTCCCATGGGCATGGTCCTGGAGAGGAGAGCAGCGTCTCATGGGGAAACTGAGAACCCCCACCAATGCTGCAATACAGGAAATGTCCATAGGGTCAGTTACTACAAGAATGGGACAGGCAGAGCCTTAATTtcaggcaggtgggtctctctgtAGGACCTGAACAGCAAAAGATTTCAGGCTCCCAACAAATTCTTAATCAACTCAAGTGTATTCATCACCAGAGAAAGCCATTGGTCATTTCAATGAAAGAAACTGACTTAAACACATAGAAagacatacaatcacacacaaatgcaaacacacatgcaagtgagagaagagagagacagatatacagagagacagagagacagagtaaaagagagacagacagagacacagaaatacaaagaatgGGATCAAGAAAAATTTCTTGATGTCTCCATGAagttttcttccatctctttctgctgtGGTACCACTCAGTGTACAGCCCAGGCCAGATCAGGCTCTGAAGTGCTAGGGTCCATAGGGTGTACCACATATACTTCATACACTTACATGTATTTTTTACTATCTCTTCTTCCTATCTGTTCCAACCATATTACTATTGtctattttatgatttaaaaactcAAGTATTTATATCCggtcctcagaaggcagaggtaggcagatcactAGGTTTTTGAGTCAACCTTGTCTATTGAGTGAGTCCAAAAACAGCCAAATCTATGTAAGGACACACCATTTCAAAAACAGTAAGAGAGAGATTGAAAATCAGGaggaaaattgtttttcattatgTGTGTAGTGGTTAACATATTCAGTTCCAGATACACTTGAGACGGACTGCAGAGGATTGCTTATGTAGAGGAAAGTTATTATGAATAGTAACTCACTAGAAATGTGTCAAAATaagtatgttttctctcatgtaatAAATGTGATATTCTAAGCACCGCTGGCTGACTTAGGCCTGCATTGGAAAACTGAGGTGGCAGAAATCTACCGAGTTTGATATTTCTGTCTTTGCATACTAAATGAGATTCCCTCTACAAAACAAAGACACTCTCAATCAAACCCTAACCCAATGTCTACTCCTTCAAATATAGCTCTGTCCACAAAGGACTGATTCTGAAGCAGGAAACACTTGTGTCCTGTTGTAAATTATATTCAGGACATAAAAGCAATCTGTAGTGGAAGCCTGGAATACTCAGGAAGTTTAAGTGGATCAAGGGAATCACTTAATTGAGATGAGGCTGTTTTTTCTTGAGTGGCTTAATCTCtaaatgttaaaagaaagaaaaaataaataaaaggaaaaaaaagaagactccagttttgcacaatttttaaacatagttgagcagagaCGTGCTCATCAAGAAGATTATGTAAGTAATGAATAATgtgtaataattaataaaattaagggCTGAAATAAAGGTATCTTCCCAGCCTCTAGATCCAGATTAAGGGCGTGTGTCTTCTTCCATCAATAGTAACCATTTCAAGTGGATCTGTCTACTTCAACTTACGCAATAATTGCTCACAGGTGTGCTCTGCACATTTGAGTATTGTTAATTTCAGATATTGCCAAGTTGAGAACAAAGAATACCCATCTCAAGTGTGTTTACAAtgagtgctgctataaacatcatGAGGGAAGAAGGGTTCTCCTGAGTATGTCAGTGGTCTTAGTTTTCACAGAATAGACATCAGATAAAGTGCACATAAATGGTGAATGTGAAGCAGAGCCAGGAAGTCCTTATGGTGGCTCAGCTCTTTCCTAACCTATATACCATCCAAAACCACAGTCACTGGATTACTCCAACAAACTGGAGTGGTGGTCTTTTGCCTGCTTCTCAGATGACCATGCCTAGAAAAAGTGTTTAAGCCCCATATATGTGTGGTTAATGAATATCCTAAATCATTCTCCTGTCAATCACTTACATTGAATCTCAGTAGGTCATGTACTTATTCTTCTAGTCCCTAAAAAGAGAGATTATTCTCATTTCCATGAAAAGCAGACTATATTCaacagaaaccatagaggaagGTGCTTTACATGGATTTCCTTCTGAAGCGCAATGATCAAAATTCTCTTGTACCAGTCCTGTCTCTCCAGTTATCTTATCTTGAAGAGTACCTCTAAGCCTACACTACAAGGAAATAAGTTTATTGATTGAATCAGCACAGCCATTCCCAGTCTGACTCTCTGTAAATCTGACTGCAACACTACTTATCTGTCGTTAGCAGATAATTCAATCAATTGGTTTGATtgcttatttttgcttcttttctttggtAGAATTCTTGCAGGTGGCCACTTAATAGCATAGATGATTCTTCACTAGGTGGATTCAGTTCAGGGAAGGAGGTACTCTATCCCAGAAAACATTCCATTGAAgggattatattttttaatttcaagacCCCATATTTGAAGGAAGATGCGTTTCAGGAACTGTTGAATATATTCTGAACCCTTTGCAAATCAGAATGCTCTTACAATTTTAAGCCTAGCAGAGTAAGCCTGTGAGTTCAAATATTGAAGAGGACAGACTTACAAGTGAGGGATGAAAATTATCAGGTAATGAGAAGCTTTATCTTGGCATTCAGCATGAGCACAATGAGGGGCCTTTAGGGCCTTCTGTTAGCACACACTTAAGTGGATCAGAATTTGTTTTCAAGGAGGATTAACAGAACAGGAAGGGCAAGACCACCAGTGAAATTTGGCAGAGCCATCCCCAGGACAGTGAGTATGAATGGAATGAATGTTAGGAAGGAAGACAGTCATTTTCAGAGAATCCTACTTGGTTCTGCTTAATGCCCACCATAGAGGGTTTCTTCCATCCTGAGCTCCATATTGTGAACAATGAGAACAATGACAGAAAAAAGTTCCATTCCTGGATCATGTTCTTGGGAAGAATACATTTTTTCACAAACAGGTATTTCTGTGTAACAGaatttctgtgtaacagctctggctgtcatagAACTAATTCTTcataccaagctggccttgaaataacagagaAATGCCTACCTATGATTctgaattgctgggattaaaggtatatgccaccacagtGGGTTGGTAGGAATATTTAACAATATGAGAAGAGTAATAACAACTGTCTAGGAGTagaaatcatttctttatttatagaaGAATAATTCGGGCAAGCAAAATGCActtgtgatggttattcttgcTTTCCAAATAGACCAcccctggaattaactaaaaaatgCTAAAACGGATGGTACAACTGTGAGCAATGGTTTGTATGAGTTGGAGTAGGAGATCCATTTGAAATCCCAATTTTGGAGTTAGAAAACCCAAGCATAAGAACAGGATCATCAGGCctgaagacacacacctttaatccagatgtTAGGCTAGGAGACACAGCTTAAATTGGGATACACCTTCTGAAAGCATATAAAAGGCATGCAAGAAGGAAGTTGAAGCACTCTGACGGCTTGCACTCACCTTTCAGCAAGTCCATCACTTCACTGTGATTAGAGAATGCTTATATGAAtttcagcatatactgaagaGCAGCAGATACATCCAACCTCCTGGACTGAGTAAGTACTGGATTCTTATGCTTTTACTTCACAACTGACATTGTGTGATTAACAGGAATGCTGTCCTAAGTCATTCTAATGAATCTCCTATCTTCACACAGAGAGGTTCATTTCATATGTTCTGTTGCTCTAGAGAAACCTAGTACAACACGTTTAGATAAAAGTGTATAAAATGTTCCATATGATTCAACATTTGACTAAGATTCAATCTAGAAATGAAATCAGAATGATGTAACTTTCCATAGTAGCCTAAACTCTCTCCTCTGAAAGTAATATTGAAATCTTGATAGAAAATTTCAGAGAGATATCCAAGTATCCAGCCCCATAGAAgtgggaacagaggggaaaacagaaaataaaagactaaaaGCTATCTGTGGTAGCATACATATAGCTTACAATTTATGAAGCCACTGGTGATCAAAGTAGGAAAGATTATTTACCCAGAGAAGCCAAACAGACAGCTTTCTTCtaaggactcaggagacaaaggcagatggttCTCTTTGTGTTCAAGTACACACAGGGCTACCTGAGATTGAAACAAATTAAAGGAGTAATCCAGCTCATGCCTTTTGTCACAGCACTAGAGTGTATAAAATTAGGAGtggggtcttcagtagtcagtctcaggattatCTCCTGTTAAGCTGACGGGAGACAGCAGTGTGATATTTGTTGAGAGCTCATAGAGCCTGATATAGAGGCAAGAGATAGTGGCTTGGATGTTTGCCTtgctgatcttcaacttgaagcttgaaccccaaaatgAGTCTCTcaggatttattttctttgttaaagaTATCTGTAATTGTGACCCCAGGTTGAAGAAGAAACTgtcctatttcttcatttttggaTCCAGGTtaactttcaaactaccacagtagaAATGACAGAAGACCGGGCAGCGGAGAgatggggctacacagagatcaGTGTTCAGAAATTCTCCTACATTTGGACCATAAGGAAGTTCCGATTCTTGCTTCAGGAAAGAGGGGACGCCATTAAAAGTCCAACCTTCTCATCCGGAGCCAGTGACAACGACAAATGGTGTTTGGAAATACTGACAAACGGGTTCGACGAAGAAAGCAAAGATTACTTGTCAATTCTCCTAACATTGCTCAGCTGCCCAAAGAGCCCAGTATGGGCAAGGTTCCAGTTTTCGATCATGAGTGTTGACGGAGAGAAAACCAAAGGAATGATAAGCCCAAGATTCTTCAAGTCCACGCCAAATCAACAATGTGGATTCAAAAAGTTTATCCATCGAGATTTGTTCTTGAGTCTGGAGTCTTGGCTTCTCCCAGACAATGAACTCACTGTCTTATGTGATGTGGACCTGGCGATCCAAGACTCCTTCATCAACTCTGAGGAGAGCACGGTGCCAGGAATCCAGGGTCCAAGGTGCACGACGGCAGATGAGCTAGGACAGCTGTGGGAGAATTCTCTCTTCACAGACTGCAGCCTGGTGGTAGCTGGCCAGGAATTCGGAGCTCACAAGGCCATCTTAGCAGCTCGTTCTCCAGTTTTCAGAGCCATGTTTGAACATGacatggaggagagaagaaaaaactgCGCGGAGATCCATGATCTGGAGCCCCAAGTCTTCAAGGCAATGATGGACTTCATTTATACCGGGAAGGTAACAGTCTTCCACAGCATGGCAGATTCTATACCGGCAGCTGCTGACAAGTATGGCCTGGAGCGTTTGAAGGTCATGTGCGAGGATCCCCACTTATTGGCTGAGGCATTCAGTACTTGGCATCTGCTCACACCTCTTTACTGGAACCCCTTCCCAAACGCTTGAAGCAATCATAGGATTCTCTCAGCTCTGACCTCCAGGTGTATTCCAGAAGAGGCAGCCAGCATTGTTACCAAGGCCACCTGGGTAGACTTCAGTACATCTGTACTGTATACAGACTCTCTAGGAAAAGACAACATGGGGGCTTAGCCCTTTAAAGCCCCTAAGTGAGTTGAATCATGGGGATCAGTGGATTCCTGGATACTATACACAGTTGCTGGACTGGTTAGATTTTTATCCAATGAGT from Cricetulus griseus strain 17A/GY chromosome 1 unlocalized genomic scaffold, alternate assembly CriGri-PICRH-1.0 chr1_0, whole genome shotgun sequence includes the following:
- the LOC100774822 gene encoding speckle-type POZ protein — protein: MTEDRAAERWGYTEISVQKFSYIWTIRKFRFLLQERGDAIKSPTFSSGASDNDKWCLEILTNGFDEESKDYLSILLTLLSCPKSPVWARFQFSIMSVDGEKTKGMISPRFFKSTPNQQCGFKKFIHRDLFLSLESWLLPDNELTVLCDVDLAIQDSFINSEESTVPGIQGPRCTTADELGQLWENSLFTDCSLVVAGQEFGAHKAILAARSPVFRAMFEHDMEERRKNCAEIHDLEPQVFKAMMDFIYTGKVTVFHSMADSIPAAADKYGLERLKVMCEDPHLLAEAFSTWHLLTPLYWNPFPNA